The Mycosarcoma maydis chromosome 17, whole genome shotgun sequence DNA window AAGTGGTGACTGGAGGCGATTTTGCGGCAGCTAGCAGCTCTCTGAAAACGCATCTGCGCGAACAGGTGGTTTGGCAGAGAAACACCGTATGGAGGGAGATGATTGGTATCGAGAGGAGAGCCCAAGGTGCTGCGCTCGAGAGGAGCGTCATGGGCTCCAGCAAGAGGAACAACTTTCAAGTCAAGAAACCGCTCAGGCTGCGTACGCCGTGCGGAAGCTTGACCGTGCCCAGCTGGTTGAGCGTGAGTACGGTAcatctcgtcatcgccttCACCGCGCTCgttgcgctgctcaaggcTCCTGGCCTGCGATTCTTCCACCGTGTCGAAGAGCAGAACTGCTTGGCGATGCTCGTGTTCTGCACCATCCTTTGGGCTACCGAGGTGATCCCGCTGTTTGTGACATCCCTCATGGTGCCTCTGCTCGTTGTGACTCTTCGTGTCGCGCGTACGGATGACGTCAAGGACCGCCGAATGACGGCGCCCGAAACGACAAAGTGGATCTTCTCGCAGATGTTTGCGCCCAACATGTGTCTCCTGCTCGGTGGATTCACTTTGGCCGCTGCGCTCTCCAAATACGGAATCGACAAGATCCTCGCCACCAAGATTCTGCGTCTCGCGGGGACACGGCCAAGCGTGGTGCTGCTAGCCCACATGGGTGTCGCCTGCTTTGCCAGCATGTGGATCAGCAACGTGGCTGCGCCTGTGCTCATGTATTCACTCATCCAGCCCATCCTGCGCACGCTTCCGTCGAAATCGCCGTACGCTTCGAGCCTGATCATGGGCATTGCGCTCGCCTCAAACATCGGTGGCCAGACGTCGCCCATCGCTTCGCCGCAAAACTTGATTGCGCTGCAGTACATGAAGCAGCCGGTCGGATGGTTGCAGTGGTTTGCGGTCACGATCCCCGTGTCTGGTCTCTCGCTCGTTGTGATCTGGTTGATCCTGCTCTGGTCGTACGGTGCTGGAAACGGTACGGTGATCAAGAAGTTGGGCGAATCGCGAGACTCGTTCACCAAGATCCAGTGGTTCATCTCGGCGGTTGCCATGTCGACGATCGCGCTGTGGTGTTTGGAGAAGAACTTTGAATCGATCGTTGGAGACATGGGCATTATCGCTATCATCCCCATGGTTCTGTTCTTTGGGACGGGCATTCTCACCAAGGAGGACTTTAACACGTTTCTGTGGACCGTCGTCTTCCTGGCGATGGGCGGCATAGCACTCGGCAAAGCCGTCACGTCGTCTGGACTGCTGGAATCACTCGACGATCTAATTCAGGAGATCGTCAAAGAGCTGCCCCTGTGGCAGATCCTTgtggcgctgctctcgatcgGGCTCGTGGTGGCCACGTTTATCAGCCACACGATCGCAGCCGTCTTGCTCGTGCCCATTGCAGCACAGGTCGGAGAGAGCCTCGAACATCCGCATCCGAGACTGTTGATCATGGCCACCACACTTGTTGCCAGTGCCGCCATGGGCTTGCCCGTTAGTGGCTATCCGAACCAGATCGCCGTTTCCATGGAAGACGACCTCGGCGACCGATACGTCTCGGTCAAGGACTTTTTAAAGGTCGGCATTTTTGCTAGCGTCGTCGCTACCCTCATCGTCGGTACGATCGGCGTCGTGATCATGTATGCGCTCCAGTTTTGAGCTCCGTCAAGTGCTACTGGTTTCCAACAAGAGTTTCCACTTTGATCCTGAAATCTCAGCCTGGACAAGTTACACATGAGCGCATGAGCGCATGAGCGTTAGCGGACAAAAGCACCGAGACACACACAGAGATGAATGGAAGAAAAatgcattcgtgatggtgCGATGGAGGATTTCGGGACGTGTGGCGTGTTACTCGAGATCGTCGGGGGTGAGCTCCTCGTTGCCGGTATCAATGACGGCCTTACTGGGTCTCCAGACCATGACGATGTTGTCCTCGGCAGCGCTGGTGAGCGCCCACTCCATGTGCGGGCTCCAAGCGAGATCGGTGGGGCGGCTGGTGTGACCGCCGTGTACAAAGATGAGTTCCGGCGGACCGTCTTCTGCGTCGTCGGGGGTCTGTTCTTGACCAATCTTGCTGAGGTCCCAAAGGTTGACTCTTCGGTCggcggatgcgctcgctAAGACAGTGGCGTGGTGGGGCGACCAGCAGACCGACAGGATCTCGTCCGtgtgcgattcgagcgagtGCAGTTTCACTTTGAGGTTGCGCAGATCCCATACGCCCACACTCTTGTCAGACGATCCGGTGACCAGGATGTTTTCGTTCTCAGGACTGAATGCTAGTGCGTTGACTTCACCCGTGTGCGCTTCGACGCGGTACTTGGGTGCAGACGCTGGCTCTCGGATGTCCCAGATGAGCAGCTGGCGATCATCGCCCACCGAACCGAAGAGCGACTCGTGGTGATTGTGCCACGCAACATCTTCCACAATCGCAGTGTGCCCAGTGTAGGTCGCGCTAGGCTGAAGCGTGTTGTTGGGCTTTGTGTAGTTGTTAATGTCCCAGTGACAAACTGTCGTATCTTCGCTTGCAGCGAGAATATGGCCTTGTTTCAACGGCGACCAAGACAGACCGTATCCTTCCTTGTGCTGCCCTTCCAGGATGATATCCGGTCGACAGACGCCATCGGCACTCGGCGtgttgctgtgcttggTACGGTCAAAGATGTACGTCTTTCCCGTCACACTTCGAGTGGCGATCAAATCGCAATTCTGAGGACAATATCTTGCCCTGTTGATCTCTCCGTCGTGGTTGATTTTCTGTACAATCGACAAACGGGCCGTGGTGGCCGAATAGCTTCCGATCTCGCCCTTGTCCTCGTCGTACTGTTTGAGATCTAGACGAGACTCGGCTGAATTCGATGCTCCATCAGCCCCCGTAGTAGGCAGTTGCACTTGGGCGAACTGAAGATAGTTCTGGTCCTGACCCGATGTGTGCGTGCCGAGCAGTAGACGGTGCTGCGTGTACGATTGACCGGCAGGCGACTCTTTGTCGGGTAACCACTGGCACGTGAGCGACGGCCATTCCAGCGCATGTgtgacgacgaggtcgtACAGAAACGGAGAATTCTTCTTCCAGATCTTGTACTCTTCGTTTGAAAGCTTCTGCTGAGCAATAgctgcttcgtcctcgACAAAATCCGATGCGTCCATCTTTGCAGTTGCAGTTGCAGTTGCGCTTCGCCTTGACCGGAGCGGTTCGAGAGCGCAGCCGAGTGAAGCGTAgagcgcttgctgcttgtgcGCGTTGTTGGTATCCAAAGTGCAAGCCAATGGCGAAAAGGGCAAGCAGAGTTGCTAGTGGAAAGCAGGCAGAACGAGATGTTGGCAACCACAGAGAGACAAGCCGAGCGTGTGTGGTGGAGGCGAGCGTGCAATTCGcaattcgcgattcacgattgtgaatgtAGAGAGCTCCGCCAGCTCCGCCAGCTCCAGCTTGACCTGCTTGGCCTGCTTTGCTCGTCTGCGCGTGGCTCGACCTCGAACTTTAgaaacaatcacgagtgccTCGAACGCGCAACACGCTTAAGAAGAACCACGGAAAGCGCAAAGgtccgcagcagccgccgccgcccaAAAAAATGTAATAGTCGacgacagcagccacaAGCCAAAATCCACAAGCAGCCGTCAACGCgctggaatcgtgaatccattcgtgattcactcgGAGTTGCAGATGCAGTGTATTTCTCGCACGAATGGATGCGAGATCGACGGCTCCGCGTCGCGTTCAGTGGGTCCGTCACCGCTCACCACtgcacgactcgtgacgcCTACGCACGACTGTCTCGCAGCATGACCTAACACTTTGCAGTTTcctttgtgcttcgtgcttcgtgtCGGTGCTTGGTCCTCATGCCTCCACACGCTCGCGAGTTGCTTCGCTCTACCTGCTCTTTAGCATGTACTTAGCTTCTGCGTCTCCTTCGTTTCCTCGTATCACGTGTTACCTTTTTAGCCATTTCGTGCTCTTGAGCGtacgagtgacgagtgtggCTTTAGTAGCTTCTGTCAGCCTCGGCTGCAGAAAGTTTTGTTGGCTGATGTCTTacgtcttgctgctctttcATGGATCGGCTGCTCCAGCTGTTGTTGCGCAGCAGATTCAGGACCAAGGTGCTGGAAGATCAGGCTTCCTCCACCACTACCTTCTCTTCTCCCTCTCAGCCCTCTTAGCTGTGTTCCTTCTCATCCCGGTGTTACTTGTCGTGGCTCTCACTACATATGGCAATTTATTTTTTTTGGCGAGAGCGAAAGGTGATatgcaagcacgaagacCACGGATCACGGCTTACGGATGCGTCCGTGCGGTGTTGGATTTCAGCGTTCGTCGCTTGCCACCCTAGAAATTTTCATCGGCGCACAGACGTGCAGGTAGAATAGCACTTGACTGTGACTTTTTCACTGAGCTCCACACCGCATGTTTCGAgtttttctttttttgtttttctcttttttttttttgggtCTCTAAACGCACAATTATTTTTTTGCGAGTCGTGTGTGCACCGAATCACCAACGCTCAAGGAAAAGAAAAACGCggtattcgtgatttgctgCCAACTTGGAAGAAACGTTTTattcgagattcacgaatctgaGATTTTTTTCTCTTCCAATTTTGAGCTGAAACGGATGGATATCAAGGCGAAAGCTGTGATAGCTTTGATCTGACCCATCATCTCATCAAGCTCGTACTGGTTGCTCGTGCTTCTCCCGTCCACCATATCACTCGTGCTTCTAAGAACATCTGCCTCAATATGACAGACGCTTACCGCCAGCCCGAGGCCAAGACGTTCTCGGATTCTCTGCAGCAAAAAGTGGATGCTCTCGTCAAGGACTTCCGCAAGGCGGATGTTGAGCTCATCAAgcacgagctcaagctgaaTGCTCCTCTGTACAAGAAGCGTGCCGAGATCGTTTCTTCGGTCAAGGACTTTTGGTTCCAGGCTTTGATCAACTGCATGGCTACCAACGTTTAcatcgatgatgctgaCCACGAAGCTCTTTCGTACCTGTCCAACGTGCAAGTGGAGCGTGATGTCGAGGACCCACGAGCTGCGAGCATCACGTTCAGTTTCCGCGAGAACCCGTTCTTCTCGAAcgagaagctcgtcaagaagTTTTCGCTCGTCGAGGGCGCCAAGTCGTTGGAGGAGGAGTTCAATTTTTTGCAAGAGACCAAGCCCGAGAAGACGCAGATTGACTGGAAGTCGGACGACAAGAACTtgtccaagctcaagcccACCATTGGCGGTCCCGAGAGCGACGACTTTGAGCCTGGCTCTTTCTTCTCGACGTTTTTCGAAAACACCGACCAGGAGGTCGCCGGTGGCATCGGACACGCTCTGATCATGGACTTCTGGCCAGGTGCCATCGACTTCTACACGGGCGCCGATGacctcgactttgacgatgacgactttgacagcgaagatgacgaagacgaccaagacgatgacgatgacgatgacgccGAAATCGACCTcgaggacgatgagcgTCCCAAGAAAAAGTCCAAGGCTGACGCGTAAACGCGAGCTTCCTCGCTCGTGCTCTTAGCTTGTTCTTGTGCTTGTTCTTGATTCCACTGCTCTCTACCTTGTCTTGGATGTCAATCCACTTTCGTTTTCCAATGCCACATGCAGCCAGCTGACTTGATATTTGCGGGGTTTCAACCACGTTTACGTCGATGCCACTATCGTTGCTCACCCGTCCGTCGCTGTAGACCTGTTTTGACTCTCAGGTCGTTCTCACTTCAGACGTCCATTCGCTCGCTAGCAGCGGTGCTGCAAGCGGTGCCGTCATCTGTGTATCAATACCATCTCCTTTTTTTGAATCTACATTCTCTGTACGGATTCGTTCGGTCCTGCGTACGTGACTCGACATGGTTGCCGCGGTGAGGCATCTACGCGTCAAGGATCTGCGGAATCAAACACGTCGGTTTGACAAATCAGTTGGCAGaccaagcccaagcccaAGTGCGATGCGgtggcgaggtggagcttgagcgccatCTGAGCTGAGCGCGCATCTTGTCGTGCGCAGTAGCATGCTTGGCTGGTGAACACGCAGGATTCTCGGCGACTGAGAAGCGCCCTCGGCGTAGAGTGTTGAGCGGTCGAGTGCTGAGCGTTGAGCCTCTAGTGGCAGCCAGGTTGCCGTCATACATGCGCACCACTGGTCGAGCCACATTCGTGCTAGTACCTGGTTGGCTGATATGCTCATGCTTTCGATCCTTGAGCTAAGATGAGTGCATTTCTAGTCGCTGATTTCAGGCTCTGTGCTAGCTTGACTGAAGAGGGTACAGAAGAGAGGATGTGATTTCGACTTGCGAcaagacaatcacgaatttcaaAGTGCGCGTATGCGACGCTCCTTGGTGGCACGACTGCATCGTCAAAGCGTTGCCGACGCGGTGGCGAAACCGCGATCCATGTCGGCCGTCCTCTCGAGCAGAAATCTGCATACGTCCGCATGGCGGGCAGGCTAGAATCCCAACGACCAACGACCAACGACCAACACCATACGAGATGACAGGGAGAGTGCGTAACAAAGCCATCCGCGTGGTTGAGCGTCTTAACGGTCTCACCGACGCACGCTTCAGTAGAACGACAAGCGAACGTGATGATTCCTAccatcaagcagcaagccgaATACGAATAGCTCTTGGGTCCTGCCTTGgccacactcgtgactcgtgcCTGTGCCGAGACAGCCGGATGAAGTAAGTTCAGCATTTGTTTTCACGCTGTGCTAGCGTGCCAGCACTGTGTTGTGCCACAACGATTCACTACCATTATACACTGGCGCAGCTTTCAAGCTTAGGGTTAC harbors:
- a CDS encoding putative inorganic phosphate transmembrane transporter, encoding MKFSHSLQFNAVPDWADKYIAYSNLKKAIYMMEKELPSVPNAPYSDVENESSGLLQNADTSETDRAFVPLLDKELNKIVEFYLEKDTELRADLQQLKDDLERTENEDFEDNSDYGMSDDDDDDDALDTVRTAKASTTRRPSIDDVFTHPSKYNEASRQEQRMREGSAPSRSRKDSRATTDDGHPPTRPSNNRNRSSQLLDQSTDSVEIGADTCDLAKRARSSSNASQTGSKARWGSIFGKKPVRRRSLGLARAGDDSASNAQDRLAPGSSDAGDSSYAGGDAKSMSIWTADNDYAIDMRITFKKRITDLFVAMSELKQFVQLNETGMRKILKKYDKITKSDLKDRYMNDSLRTQQPFTAETKRSLDECIDTLIQLYAKVVTGGDFAAASSSLKTHLREQVVWQRNTVWREMIGIERRAQGAALERSVMGSSKRNNFQVKKPLRLRTPCGSLTVPSWLSVSTVHLVIAFTALVALLKAPGLRFFHRVEEQNCLAMLVFCTILWATEVIPLFVTSLMVPLLVVTLRVARTDDVKDRRMTAPETTKWIFSQMFAPNMCLLLGGFTLAAALSKYGIDKILATKILRLAGTRPSVVLLAHMGVACFASMWISNVAAPVLMYSLIQPILRTLPSKSPYASSLIMGIALASNIGGQTSPIASPQNLIALQYMKQPVGWLQWFAVTIPVSGLSLVVIWLILLWSYGAGNGTVIKKLGESRDSFTKIQWFISAVAMSTIALWCLEKNFESIVGDMGIIAIIPMVLFFGTGILTKEDFNTFLWTVVFLAMGGIALGKAVTSSGLLESLDDLIQEIVKELPLWQILVALLSIGLVVATFISHTIAAVLLVPIAAQVGESLEHPHPRLLIMATTLVASAAMGLPVSGYPNQIAVSMEDDLGDRYVSVKDFLKVGIFASVVATLIVGTIGVVIMYALQF
- a CDS encoding putative Chromatin assembly factor 1 subunit c, with the protein product MDASDFVEDEAAIAQQKLSNEEYKIWKKNSPFLYDLVVTHALEWPSLTCQWLPDKESPAGQSYTQHRLLLGTHTSGQDQNYLQFAQVQLPTTGADGASNSAESRLDLKQYDEDKGEIGSYSATTARLSIVQKINHDGEINRARYCPQNCDLIATRSVTGKTYIFDRTKHSNTPSADGVCRPDIILEGQHKEGYGLSWSPLKQGHILAASEDTTVCHWDINNYTKPNNTLQPSATYTGHTAIVEDVAWHNHHESLFGSVGDDRQLLIWDIREPASAPKYRVEAHTGEVNALAFSPENENILVTGSSDKSVGVWDLRNLKVKLHSLESHTDEILSVCWSPHHATVLASASADRRVNLWDLSKIGQEQTPDDAEDGPPELIFVHGGHTSRPTDLAWSPHMEWALTSAAEDNIVMVWRPSKAVIDTGNEELTPDDLE
- a CDS encoding uncharacterized protein (related to SET protein (Protein phosphatase 2A inhibitor)), with the protein product MTDAYRQPEAKTFSDSLQQKVDALVKDFRKADVELIKHELKLNAPLYKKRAEIVSSVKDFWFQALINCMATNVYIDDADHEALSYLSNVQVERDVEDPRAASITFSFRENPFFSNEKLVKKFSLVEGAKSLEEEFNFLQETKPEKTQIDWKSDDKNLSKLKPTIGGPESDDFEPGSFFSTFFENTDQEVAGGIGHALIMDFWPGAIDFYTGADDLDFDDDDFDSEDDEDDQDDDDDDDAEIDLEDDERPKKKSKADA